The proteins below are encoded in one region of Triticum aestivum cultivar Chinese Spring chromosome 1B, IWGSC CS RefSeq v2.1, whole genome shotgun sequence:
- the LOC123078184 gene encoding zinc finger MYM-type protein 1-like: MPLLAVSSSSKPPTFLMKKKDVSLFELWDKSSKARKISSTSTPTTLSVEVESNLQLALVHTHDEAPQPERERGFPSPIVEDDEAVDEDDEPSPQFEADLAALERDPGKRIPISSYHVNDRDVVRRRYIDLGACQPKGHKFEIRDFSGHRRRFCPSWFKDHKWLEYSVNKEAAFCFVCYLFKDKTKSPGGDSFVKGGFRNWNMKARLTRHVGDVSSAHAEAQEKYDMFTTPQTSIREFIASNTSQYKALYKQRLTWTLKCVRFLLRQGLAFRGHDESEDSLNKGNFLELLNWLAGKFEEVDRVVLKNAPQNCKMTHHDIQQEVIKCCAQETTKLVIEELDGGHFAILADESSDVYQNEQLAVCLRFVDKKGRAVVRFLGLAHVEDTTSLTLKAAIQKMLMDHNLTFAMVRGQGYDGASNMRGNVSGLKKLIMDESPSAYYVHCFAHQLQLTLVAVAKESGDCTWFFQQLAHLLNALGMSCKKMRMLRIAQAEELIDALELEEVETRSGLNQEMGLGRPCDTRWRSHFKTVNHVISMYGALRRVLRKIGDEYHGAEAQAALSIETIFRSFEFVFMAHLMQEIFGYTDELCRALQKQDEDIVHAIELVADTKYYLKALRTDAGWDDFLTKVTSFCTKHKIKVVDMEGPYFPVGRPRRGLCNGPTNYHRFKVDMFVGVIDRQISELNGRFDEVNTELLSCMAAFCPLHLFAAYDQEKLVRLATKFYASEFTRDELARLPWQLNMYVTNVRRDAKFQNLKNLCQLSVMLVETNKHEQYHIVYRLLKLVLILPVATASVERVFSSMNYVKNKLRNKMGDDYLNNCLVIFVERGFFNQVKDEDVINLFQKGDRKVIL, from the exons ATGCCCTTGCTGGCCGTCTCCTCCAGCTCCAAGCCTCCAACCTTCCTG ATGAAGAAGAAGGATGTCAGCTTGTTTGAATTGTGGGACAAATCTTCAAAGGCAAGGAAAATAAGTTCTACATCCACGCCAACTACTCTTTCCGTTGAGGTTGAGAGCAACCTACAGCTAGCACTAGTGCATACACATGACGAAGCTCCGCAACCGGAGAGGGAGAGAGGCTTCCCATCCCCaattgtagaagatgatgaagcggttgatgaagatgatgaaccaAGTCCCCAATTCGAAGCAGATTTGGCGGCTCTGGAACGTGATCCTGGCAAGCGAATTCCCATATCTTCATATCATGTCAATGACCGGGATGTAGTTAGAAGGAGATACATTGACTTGGGAGCTTGTCAACCAAAGGGTCACAAATTTGAGATCAGAGATTTTAGTGGACATCGCCGTCGCTTTTGTCCTTCTTGGTTTAAGGATCACAAGTGGCTTGAGTATAGTGTGAACAAAGAGGCCGCTTTCTGCTTTGTTTGCTATTTGTTCAAGGATAAAACAAAAAGCCCCGGTGGAGATTCATTTGTTAAGGGTGGGTTTAGAAACTGGAACATGAAAGCAAGATTGACAAGGCATGTTGGTGATGTAAGTAGTGCTCATGCTGAAGCTCAAGAGAAGTATGATATGTTCACTACACCACAAACATCAATTCGGGAGTTTATTGCTTCAAACACCTCACAATACAAGGCTTTGTATAAACAGCGTTTGACATGGACACTCAAGTGTGTGAGATTTTTGTTGCGCCAAGGCTTGGCATTTAGAGGACATGATGAAAGTGAAGACTCGCTAAATAAAGGAAATTTCCTTGAGCTTCTAAATTGGCTAGCAGGAAAATTTGAAGAGGTTGATAGGGTTGTTCTCAAGAATGCTCCACAGAACTGCAAGATGACTCACCATGATATACAACAAGAGGTGATAAAATGTTGTGCACAAGAGACTACTAAACTAGTCATTGAAGAACTTGATGGTGGTCATTTTGCAATACTTGCAGATGAGTCTAGTGATGTGTATCAGAATGAACAGTTGGCTGTTTGCTTGCGTTTTGTTGATAAGAAAGGAAGGGCAGTTGTAAGATTTCTTGGTCTTGCTCATGTTGAAGATACTACCTCTTTGACACTAAAAGCTGCAATTCAGAAAATGCTTATGGACCACAATTTGACCTTTGCGATGGTTCGTGGGCAAGGATATGATGGAGCTAGTAACATGAGAGGTAATGTCAGTGGCCTGAAAAAACTGATTATGGATGAGTCCCCTTCTGCCTACTATGTTCATTGTTTTGCCCATCAACTACAATTAACTCTTGTTGCTGTTGCTAAGGAGAGTGGTGATTGTACTTGGTTCTTTCAGCAGCTTGCACACTTGttaaatgctcttggcatgtcttgTAAAAAAATGAGAATGCTTCGGATAGCTCAGGCtgaagaactcattgatgcattggAATTGGAAGAAGTAGAAACAAGGAGTGGGCTGAATCAGGAAATGGGTTTGGGAAGGCCATGTGATACACGTTGGCGCTCTCACTTCAAAACTGTGAACCATGTCATCTCTATGTATGGTGCACTACGACGAGTCCTTCGCAAGATTGGAGACGAGTACCATGGTGCGGAGGCACAAGCGGCTCTATCCATAGAGACAATATTTCGATCATTTGAGTTTGTTTTCATGGCACACTTGATGCAAGAAATATTTGGATACACAGATGAGTTGTGTAGAGCTTTGCAAAAGCAAGACGAAGATATTGTTCATGCTATTGAGCTTGTTGCTGACACAAAGTATTACTTGAAGGCTTTGAGGACCGATGCTGGATGGGATGATTTTCTCACAAAGGTCACATCTTTTTGTACAAAGCATAAGATCAAAGTTGTTGATATGGAGGGTCCTTACTTTCCCGTTGGTCGGCCTAGAAGGGGTTTATGTAATGGTCCGACCAATTACCACCGCTTCAAGGTTGATATGTTTGTGGGTGTCATTGATAGGCAAATCAGTGAGCTGAATGGCAGATTTGATGAGGTAAACACGGAGCTACTTTCTTGCATGGCAGCATTTTGTCCACTTCATCTATTTGCTGCTTATGACCAAGAGAAGTTAGTTAGGCTTGCTACAAAGTTTTATGCTTCTGAATTTACAAGGGATGAACTGGCAAGACTTCCATGGCAACTAAACATGTATGTTACTAATGTGCGTAGAGATGCAAAGTTTCAAAACCTGAAAAATCTGTGTCAGCTTTCAGTTATGCTTGTTGAGACAAACAAGCATGAACAATATCATATTGTTTACAGGCTTCTTAAGTTGGTATTGATTTTGCCAGTAGCTACTGCTAGTGTTGAAAGGGTATTCTCTTCAATGAACTATGTGAAGAATAAGCTAAGGAACAAAATGGGTGATGATTATTTGAACAATTGTTTGGTTATATTTGTTGAGAGGGGATTTTTCAATCAAGTGAAGGATGAAGATGTCATCAATCTGTTTCAAAAAGGCGACCGCAAAGTTATATTGTAA